The genomic window GGCGGCGGCTGTCCACTCAGGATGTCCAGGCGACGGCGTCCGAACTGAAAATCTTGGACGATGGGTCGGTGTTGAGCCTCAGCAATCCTGCCCCAGACAACGACACTTATACCGTTTCCGCACCACTGGACCCACAACGCATCACCGGTTTGCGGCTGGAAACGCTGCGACATGAATCGTTCCCCGAAAACAGCTTGTCGCACGCTGGCAGCGGCAATTTTGTATTAACCGCGATCGAAGTCTGGCTGGAAGAGGAAGCTTCGGGCGAGGCCACGCCGGTGCCGATCGACGCAGCGAAGGCCACCTTTGAACAACCTTCGCATGGCGTCGACAAAGCTTTTGATGACAATCCAAAAACGGGTTGGGCCGTGTACGAGGGCCGCCGGGTCGATCGCTCGCATGCCGCCGTGTTTCGCTTTACAGAGCCGCTGCAAATCGAAGCCGGGTATCGTTTGAAGGTTATCCTGCGGCACGAATCGGTGCACGTTCGGCACAACATCGGACGGTTTCGATTGTCGCTTACCGATGTGCCGCAGCCGCAGTTGCCGACGGTCTCGGATGCGCTGCTGGCCGCGCTGCGGACGCCGGCGGAGCAGCGTAGCGACGATCAACGCAAGTTGCTGAGAACGACGCACCACGAGTCGGTGCCGGAATTGCAAACGTTGCAGCAACGGCGTGCCGAACGGCTGAAACGACGTCAAGCAATCCGCGCGGCGATGCCCAAGGTGATGGTCATGGGCGACATGGAAAAACCTCGACCGACGTTTATGCTCGAGCGGGGCTTATACAATCAGCCCGGCGATCCGGTGCAGCCCCGTCTGCCGGCCTTCCTGCCGGCTTCGCTGGATCAGCAAAACGCCAATCGCCTGACGCTGGCTAACTGGCTGGTGTCTGATGAGAATCCGCTCACGACTCGAGTCACGGTCAATCGTTTCTGGCAACAATTGTTCGGCGTGGGGTTGGTCAAGACCACCGAAGACTTTGGGGCTCAGGGTGAGATCCCGGTGCAAATGGATCTGCTGAACTGGTTGGCGAGTCACTTTCGCGATAACGGCTGGGACGTCAAAGACTTGATGCGATTGATCGTGACCAGCCATACCTACCGGCAGAGTTCCAAGATCCGTGACCTGGCGGTGGCACAGCGAGACCCCGAGAATCGGTTGCTGTCGCGCGGCGCCCGGTATCGCCTGCCGGCGTGGATGCTGCGAGATCAAGTGTTGGCGGCCAGTGGTTTACTGTCGCCGGTCGCGGAAGGTCCGGCGATCAATACCTACCAGCCGGCCGGGGTTTGGGAAGAGGCTTCGTTTGGCAAAAAGAAGTACCGGCAAGATGAAGGCGAAAAACTGTATCGCCGCAGCCTGTACGTGTTCTGGCGACGCATCATCGCGCCGACGATGTTCTTCGACAGCGCCTCGCGGCAAACCTGTACGGTCAACCAAAGCCGTACCAACACGCCGTTGCACGCCCTGCAAACGTTGAACAACACCATCTATGTGGAAGCCGCCCGCGTGCTGGCCGAAGCGGTTTTGCAGGCGGACCTGGAGCGCGACGCGCAGCGGATCGAGATGGTGTTTCGACGTCTGTTGGCACGCGATCCGGAGCAAGCCGAGCAAGCGATTTTGTTGGCTGGCTTAAAACGCACCCGCACTCAATACGCTGGTCGCATGGAGGAGGCCCGCAAGCTGTTGGCGATCGGCCAGTCACCGCGCGACCGTGCGCTGGACCCCATCGAACACGCGGTCTGGACCAATCTCTGTCTGGCTGTCTCGAACCTCGACGAAACGCTCAATCATGAGTAGTGCTTTGAATCCAATAACCGAAAATCAGTTGCACCAGACGCGACGCCAGTTCTTTGGTCGTTCGGCCGCTGGGCTGGGAACTGCCGCGCTGGCCAGTCTGTTGGATCGCGATGGACTGGCGGCTCCGGCAGCCACGACAGCCGGGCCGGCACCACGCTTTGGCGGTTTGCCCTCGCTGCCGGATTTTGCTCCCCAAGCCAAACGCGTGATCTATTTGTTCCAAAACGGTGCGCCCACGCACGTGGACCTGTTCGATTGGAAGCCGGCGCTGAAGAAAATGCACGCCCAGCCGGTGCCCTCGTCTTACATCGGCGATCGTCGCTTCAGTACGATGACCGGCAAAGCCGACGGCAAGCTTTTGCTTGCTCCGGTGGAACCATTTGCGCAGCACGGGCAAAGCGGCGCCTGGGTCAGCGAATTGATGCCCTATACGGCCAAGATCGCCGACGAACTGTGTTTTGTCAAAAGCCTGCATACCGAGCAGGTGAATCACGCTCCGGCGATCAATTTTATGCTCAGCGGTGGCGAGATGCCGGGGCGTCCCACCGTGGGTGCTTGGCTGACCTATGGATTGGGCAGCGAAAGCGACGAACTGCCCGCCTTTGTGGTCATGACCAGTATCACCAAGGACACCAGCTGTGGGCAGATCTTTTACGACTTCTACTGGGGCAGCGGATTTTTGCCCTCGCGGTTTCAGGGAGTCAAGTTTCGCGGTAGCGGGGATCCGGTGTTGTATGTGTCCAACCCCGATGGGATCGATCGCCAGGTCCGCCGCGGTTGGCTGGACGACATTGCCGCGATAAATGAACGCAAGCTGCAGGAGTTTGGCGACCCGGAAATCGCCACCCGCATCGCGCAGTACGAGATGGGCTTTAAGATGCAGCGGAGCATCCCGGAGCTGGCCGATTTGTCGGATGAGTCTCGCCAGACGCTGGATATGTACGGTCCCGGCGTCGAACAGCCTGGGACGTTCGCACATAACTGCTTGATCGCTCGTCGCCTGGCTGAACGGGGCTGTCGGTATGTCCAGCTGATGCATGCCGGCTGGGATCAGCACAATTCGTTGACGACCGAGTTGTATAACCAGTGCCGCGACACCGATCAGCCGAGTGCGGCCTTGGTGCAGGATTTAAAGCAACGCGGGTTGTTGGACGATACGCTGGTGATTTGGGGAGGCGAGTTTGGTCGCACGCCGTTTCTGCAAGGCGATATCAACAACCAACCGCGTTGGGGACGGGACCATCATCCCTACGCGTTCACAACCTGGATGGCCGGCGGCGGAGTCAAGCCGGGAACCAGTTACGGGGCGACCGATGACTTGGGGATCAACGTCGTCGAAAATCCGGTTCATGTGCACGATTTTCAAGCCACGCTGTTGCACCTGATGGGTATCGACCACGAACGGTTAACCTATAAATTCCAGGGGCGTCAGTTCCGTTTGACGGACATTCACGGCCATGTGGTCAAAGATATCCTGGCATCGGTGTGAAACGTCGCGTCGCTTTGATTATCGAAACGTCCACGATGTATGGACGGAACCTGTTGACTGGCATCGAACGCTTCATGCGGATCCATGACAACTGGTCGGTGTTTTTCGAGCAGAGTGATCTGACGAAGAAGCCGCCCGCTTGGTTGTCGGACTGGAACGGGGATGGCATCATCTCTCGGGCCACGACCCCGCGACTGATTCAAGCCGTCAAAGCGACCGGTGTACCGTTGGTCGAGCTGACCGACCGACATCGCGACCGGGGCCTGACCCAAGTCCGTTCCGACGACGCGTTGATCGGCAAGCTGGCGGCAGAACACCTGTTGGAACGGGGCTACCGCCGGTTTGGGTACTGCGGCTTTACCAAAGAAGCATGGTCAGATCGACGGCTGCAAGGCTTCGTCGACACCCTCGCAGCGGCCGGTTTTGAATGCGATAGCTACCGATCGGCCTGGCATGGGGCGGACGTCCGCAGTTGGGAGCAGGAACAGAAGCATCTGGTGCGGTGGCTGCGGGCCGTGGGGCAGCCCTGCGGCATCATGGCCTGCAATGACATGCGTGGCCAGCAGGTCGTCGACGCTTGTTCGCGAGCTTCATTGGCGGTCCCCGAAGAGGTCGCGGTGGTAGGCGTCGACAACGACACCGTGTTGTGTCGTTTGTGTGATCCACCGCTATCGAGCGTTGTTCCCAACGCCGAGTCGGTAGGCTTCTTAGCCGCTGAGTTGCTATCCAAGATGATGGATGGCCAGCCGCCCTCGCAGCGTCTGTATCTGATCGAGCCGCTGCGTGTCGCTACGCGGCAAAGCACCGACGCCGTGGCGATTGACGACCCGCAGGTCGCGGCCGCGTTGCAGTTTATTCGTCAGCACGCTTGCCAAGGAATTTCGGTGGCGGACGTGACCCGCAACGTATCGATCTCACGCAGCTCACTAGAAAGAAAGTTGCGTAAGTTTCTCGGCCGCACGCCTCAGCAAGAGATCCGTAACGTGCAGGTCAAACGTGTTTGCGAGCTGTTGTCCAGCACCGACCTTGCGGCCGAACGAATCGCGGAGCTGTGCGGGTTTGAACACGCTGAATACATGTACGTTGTGTTTAAACGCCAAACCGGTATGACGCCGGGAACCTTTCGCGATCGGGCGCAGCCGCGCTAATGCAGTGTCAAAATTTGATCTTAGGGTCTGGCCGTAGCCGAAGTCGCCAGACTTTGGACCTTTTTGCCGCCTCGATCCAATCTCTGGCGAGATCGGCTACCCTAAATTTAAATGCTGACACAGCGGTAGTGCCGCAGAGGTGCAATCGGCTGACAATATATCGTAGAAGATTTACGGGTTAGCTCATGGTTATGGGCGGGTGATGGAACATACTGGGGGGGCTTCGGGCAGATACGGCTCGCTTGAAGCCCGCGGGGATGGGTTGAATGCCCTACTCGATTGGTTCTTTATTTGAATTCCTTCCTTGCCGTCCCCCACTGGTATTGTCATGCTCAAGTCACGTCGCGGTTGTCGTTGGGTGCTATCCCGACATGGTTTTACGTTGGTTGAATTGCTGGTGGTGATCGCCATCATCGGCGTCTTGGTAGGTTTGTTACTACCGGCAGTACAAGCGGCTCGAGAAGCCGCGAGGCGGATGAGTTGTTCCAATAATATTAAGAACAACGCGTTGGCGATGCACAACTATCACGATACCTACCAGGTTTTTCCGTCAGTGGGTTATGACAAATTTGGGGTGAATTTGGACACTCATTCTTGGGTGGCTCGCATCCTGCCTTATATCGAACAATCCTCGCTATATGAAACGCTGGATTTCAACGTGCGGGTCAACGGCGGCACCGCGAATCGGCCTTATCGGCTGGCCGAATTGCCTTCGATGCAATGTCCCTCCGAATCCGGCACGCTGGGGGAATCGAATAATTTAAGCTGGGCGCATCGTCGCGGCAGCTATGCCGTCAACATGGGCAACACCAACTACGGCCAGCACAATCCCAACAACTGGGATGGCGTCTGGACGTATACGTTTGGTGGAGCTCCCTTTAGTGTGAACAAGGAAAAAGCTTTTCGCGATGTGCTCGACGGCACCTCCAACACTTTGTTGATGTCGGAGGTTCCGATCAATCAGAACGACCAGGGGTGGCAGGGTATGTATGCGGTCACGATCTACACTTCGGGCGCAGGATTCACCACCTATTTGTCGCCTAACACTTCGGGTTCGGTCGATGGTGGACGCCGGTGTTGGACGCCCAGCGACTATAGTCCCCGCAACATTCCCTGTCATGGCGGAGGCAATTGGTGGTCGGCCACGTTTGCGGCGATGAGCTTACATCCCGGCGGGGTTCAAGCAGCGCTGTGTGACGGTTCGGTTCGCTTTGTGGCCG from Roseimaritima ulvae includes these protein-coding regions:
- a CDS encoding PSD1 and planctomycete cytochrome C domain-containing protein codes for the protein MRVSKRFAGFALSLLAGICAAADIDFTRDIRPILSENCVFCHGPDEATREADLRLDTEAGALAVIDPEHSGDSELFRRLTSEDADELMPPPDSNRRLTPPQIELIRQWIDVGAKWEQHWSFRPLVAPPVPPSPAGSDATVRNPIDAFVQHRLAEQGLRPAPQADRPTLIRRLSLDLTGLPPTPAEVDAFVADNSADAYERLVERLLDSPAYGQRMAWDWLDAARYADTNGYQGDRERTMWPWRDWVVRAFNDNLPFDQFTRWQIAGDLLPDASEEQILATGFLRNHMINGEGGRIPEENRVEYVMDMSETMGTVWLGLTLNCCRCHDHKYDPLTNEEYYQFFAFFNQTPVTGGGGDPQTAPNLAVPSDAQRQELADIDRAVADLDAEIQALTDSLLDRQADWEQSQRERLADAAVWRRLSTQDVQATASELKILDDGSVLSLSNPAPDNDTYTVSAPLDPQRITGLRLETLRHESFPENSLSHAGSGNFVLTAIEVWLEEEASGEATPVPIDAAKATFEQPSHGVDKAFDDNPKTGWAVYEGRRVDRSHAAVFRFTEPLQIEAGYRLKVILRHESVHVRHNIGRFRLSLTDVPQPQLPTVSDALLAALRTPAEQRSDDQRKLLRTTHHESVPELQTLQQRRAERLKRRQAIRAAMPKVMVMGDMEKPRPTFMLERGLYNQPGDPVQPRLPAFLPASLDQQNANRLTLANWLVSDENPLTTRVTVNRFWQQLFGVGLVKTTEDFGAQGEIPVQMDLLNWLASHFRDNGWDVKDLMRLIVTSHTYRQSSKIRDLAVAQRDPENRLLSRGARYRLPAWMLRDQVLAASGLLSPVAEGPAINTYQPAGVWEEASFGKKKYRQDEGEKLYRRSLYVFWRRIIAPTMFFDSASRQTCTVNQSRTNTPLHALQTLNNTIYVEAARVLAEAVLQADLERDAQRIEMVFRRLLARDPEQAEQAILLAGLKRTRTQYAGRMEEARKLLAIGQSPRDRALDPIEHAVWTNLCLAVSNLDETLNHE
- a CDS encoding DUF1501 domain-containing protein, whose product is MSSALNPITENQLHQTRRQFFGRSAAGLGTAALASLLDRDGLAAPAATTAGPAPRFGGLPSLPDFAPQAKRVIYLFQNGAPTHVDLFDWKPALKKMHAQPVPSSYIGDRRFSTMTGKADGKLLLAPVEPFAQHGQSGAWVSELMPYTAKIADELCFVKSLHTEQVNHAPAINFMLSGGEMPGRPTVGAWLTYGLGSESDELPAFVVMTSITKDTSCGQIFYDFYWGSGFLPSRFQGVKFRGSGDPVLYVSNPDGIDRQVRRGWLDDIAAINERKLQEFGDPEIATRIAQYEMGFKMQRSIPELADLSDESRQTLDMYGPGVEQPGTFAHNCLIARRLAERGCRYVQLMHAGWDQHNSLTTELYNQCRDTDQPSAALVQDLKQRGLLDDTLVIWGGEFGRTPFLQGDINNQPRWGRDHHPYAFTTWMAGGGVKPGTSYGATDDLGINVVENPVHVHDFQATLLHLMGIDHERLTYKFQGRQFRLTDIHGHVVKDILASV
- a CDS encoding DUF1559 domain-containing protein, with product MLKSRRGCRWVLSRHGFTLVELLVVIAIIGVLVGLLLPAVQAAREAARRMSCSNNIKNNALAMHNYHDTYQVFPSVGYDKFGVNLDTHSWVARILPYIEQSSLYETLDFNVRVNGGTANRPYRLAELPSMQCPSESGTLGESNNLSWAHRRGSYAVNMGNTNYGQHNPNNWDGVWTYTFGGAPFSVNKEKAFRDVLDGTSNTLLMSEVPINQNDQGWQGMYAVTIYTSGAGFTTYLSPNTSGSVDGGRRCWTPSDYSPRNIPCHGGGNWWSATFAAMSLHPGGVQAALCDGSVRFVAETIDLQTWRAASTTRGGEVVDF
- a CDS encoding XylR family transcriptional regulator; translated protein: MKRRVALIIETSTMYGRNLLTGIERFMRIHDNWSVFFEQSDLTKKPPAWLSDWNGDGIISRATTPRLIQAVKATGVPLVELTDRHRDRGLTQVRSDDALIGKLAAEHLLERGYRRFGYCGFTKEAWSDRRLQGFVDTLAAAGFECDSYRSAWHGADVRSWEQEQKHLVRWLRAVGQPCGIMACNDMRGQQVVDACSRASLAVPEEVAVVGVDNDTVLCRLCDPPLSSVVPNAESVGFLAAELLSKMMDGQPPSQRLYLIEPLRVATRQSTDAVAIDDPQVAAALQFIRQHACQGISVADVTRNVSISRSSLERKLRKFLGRTPQQEIRNVQVKRVCELLSSTDLAAERIAELCGFEHAEYMYVVFKRQTGMTPGTFRDRAQPR